A window of the Cryptococcus neoformans var. neoformans B-3501A chromosome 9, whole genome shotgun sequence genome harbors these coding sequences:
- a CDS encoding hypothetical protein (HMMPfam hit to Fungal_trans, Fungal specific transcription factor domain, score: 46.8, E(): 5.9e-11; HMMPfam hit to Zn_clus, Fungal Zn(2)-Cys(6) binuclear cluster domain, score: 41.3, E(): 2.7e-09) has protein sequence MSVPTQRFSDIRRSRPSYSCQVCRDRRVRCDQARPKCGNCVRNQAQCVYQSNLSQKRKDPITDDSANKMPRRNKSSGSERSPSPLETGKLKPGYLVLNSGGRSRYTESTFWACVDAEGLELDRILRNLPLFPRTGGPDDLVTPPAFSSSPGAATSVPNPSTGTSPDRISWGPVRLAKLLQPLPPKLVCDRLFRAFMDCIHPLIPLMHIPSFESAYDEFWSWRLTRPAQNISLSILHRNPSFLPLLISVLSAGSITIHEPWSDRVGQKLRGLMPEALRVIGFPYYPSVYSLMAYILANSTLIREEDAFSSCSFVAVALRVAQSMGFHRDGTEFELDPISTEERRRVWWHLMHLDTMTSIAQGLPGIMSSSRCTTQVISEMKDELIGKIKSTDSLDRELWVEPKYVLAAGRYEASTQLRTILERLQEAPNITLSDIAPLEMQIEDLRRRQSRRLESVNLHAHSASLQEILDQLSVRVGGDDFTDHRPPPPTTASKAIQQWNQALLHLTTVKAYCILYQPFMSDKVIWANLRSRFASQALPHFQYFLALFLEMTTNPSYRPFHWLYPGSYQPLQPCAVLLSDLSAHPHSSDKMLSMQLIDRVFSLLGPAGRLVSPGSYQSLPSLTGAKQVWTVLEKLRAKVWHDLGYDHTLFWAEDEKGDDGLAHRGSMDFWLTGNLAGHSADRSDTATSSYPPPMPQNGEAIADSTTHPTSHSYAESGATSTSSIPLPVAALNEQDWQNDMDALSWIPWGTSNDPPFQSIQNSLTTRQQLHAGINR, from the exons ATGTCAGTTCCCACTCAACGCTTCTCGGACATCCGGCGGTCCCGTCCGTCTTACTCTTGTCAAGTCTGCCGCGACCGGAGGGTACGGTGCGATCAG GCGCGCCCAAAGTGCGGAAACTGTGTCCGCAACCAAGCCCAATGTGTATACCAGTCTAACCTGTCGCAAAAACGCAAAGACCCGATTACGGACGACTCGGCAAACAAGATGCCTCGAAGGAACAAGTCGTCGGGTTCGGAACGCAGCCCATCGCCACTCGAGACAGGAAAGCTCAAACCCGGGTATCTGGTGCTTAATAGTGGGGGCAGATCACGGTATACGGAAAGTACCTTCTGGGCATGTGTGGATGCCGAA GGCCTCGAGCTTGACCGGATTCTGCGCAACCTCCCGCTTTTCCCGAGGACCGGCGGCCCAGACGACCTGGTTACTCCCCCAGCTTTTTCGAGCAGTCCCGGGGCGGCGACAAGTGTGCCGAACCCGTCCACTGGAACCTCGCCGGATCGCATCAGCTGGGGTCCCGTTCGTCTAGCAAAATTACTTCAACCCCTTCCCCCGAAACTCGTCTGCGACCGCCTCTTTCGAGCGTTTATGGACTGCATTCAtcctctcatccctctAATGCACATTCCATCGTTCGAATCCGCCTATGACGAGTTTTGGTCTTGGCGTTTAACACGTCCTGCTCAAAACATTTCGTTGAGTATCCTCCACAGGAATCCTagctttctccctcttttaATCAGTGTTTTATCTGCTGGGTCCATCACAATTCACGAACCATGGAGCGATCGAGTCGGCCAAAAACTGCGCGGCCTGATGCCAGAAGCCCTTCGAGTAATCGGTTTCCCCTACTATCCCTCGGTGTACTCTCTGATGGCTTACATACTCGCTAACTCGACCCTGATCCGCGAAGAGGACGCCTTTAGCTCTTGCTCATTTGTCGCCGTGGCTCTAAGGGTTGCACAGTCGATGGGTTTCCATCGCGATGGCACCGAATTCGAGCTCGACCCTATATCGACTGAAGAGCGTCGCCGTGTATGGTGGCACCTTATGCATCTCGATACCATGACAAGCATAGCTCAGGGTCTACCTGGCATCATGTCGAGTTCACGCTGCACCACTCAAGTAATCAGCGAGATGAAGGACGAACTTATTGGTAAGATCAAAAGCACCGACTCGCTTGATCGTGAGCTGTGGGTCGAACCAAAGTACGTGCTTGCGGCTGGACGCTATGAAGCTAGCACCCAGTTGCGAACCATTCTAGAGCGACTGCAAGAAGCACCGAATATCACTCTTTCCGACATCGCCCCCTTGGAGATGCAGATTGAGGACCTACGCCGGCGTCAGTCCCGTCGTCTAGAGAGCGTCAATCTACATGCCCATTCAGCATCATTACAGGAAATATTGGATCAGCTCTCGGTCCGTGTCGGGGGGGACGACTTTACTGATCATCGACCTCCGCCGCCCACCACAGCCTCAAAAGCCATTCAACAATGGAATCAAGCACTCTTGCATCTCACGACGGTTAAAGCATACTGTATATTGTATCAGCCCTTCATGTCAGACAAGGTGATTTGGGCAAATCTTCGATCGAGGTTTGCATCCCA GGCATTACCACACTTTCAATACTTTTTGGCTCTGTTTTTGGAGATGACTACCAATCCGTCGTACCGGCCATTTCATTGGCTTTATCCAGGCTCATATCAACCGCTACAACCATGCGCTGTCTTGCTTTCTGATCTGTCAGCACATCCCCACTCGTCCGACAAAATGCTCAGCATGCAGCTCATCGATAGAGTATTCTCGTTACTGGGACCTGCTGGCAGGCTAGTCAGCCCTGGGTCGTATCAGTCTTTGCCCTCGTTAACGGGTGCAAAACAAGTATGGACTGTCCTCGAAAAATTGCGTGCAAAAGTGTGGCACGACCTGGGATACGACCATACGCTGTTCTgggcagaggatgaaaagggtgatgatgggttgGCCCATCGAGGCTCCATGGACTTTTGGCTGACCGGCAATCTGGCTGGGCATTCTGCAGACAGAAGTGATACCGCAACCAGTTCCTACCCACCCCCTATGCCGCAAAATGGCGAAGCTATTGCCGACTCTACGACCCATCCTACCAG CCACAGTTACGCCGAATCTGGTGCTACGTCTACCTCGTCTATTCCGCTCCCAGTCGCAGCTCTTAACGAGCAAGATTGGCAAAACGATATGGATGCCTTATCCTGGATACCTTGGGGGACATCAAATGATCCCCCTTTCCAGTCTATCCAGAATTCTCTTACGACCAGGCAA CAACTACATGCCGGAATCAACCGATAG
- a CDS encoding hypothetical protein (HMMPfam hit to Catalase, Catalase, score: 685.5, E(): 3.2e-203): MTEKTPTYTLSEGCPIADATTAQRLGSCPVKGLMLMQDTQLIETLAHFSRERIPERTVHASAVGAWGEFEVTHDNSDITSAAFLNGIGKKSKVLMRISTVGPEAGTAETVRDVRGWSMKIFTEEGNQDFVFNSIPVFFIRDPIKFPSVNRSHKRHPAKHTADSSMFWDFHNNNPEGTHAIMMYFSNRGLPYSLRQINSYSGHTYKLTKSDGSFVYVKLHFKSNQGVKGMTQAEGVRTAGEAPDFHTTDMWDAIERGDYPTWTLYAQVMKPEEAENYRWNIFDMTKVWPHKDFPLRPLGKLTLNRNPENYFSDIEQAAFSPSTMVPGVAPSGDPMLQARMFAYPDAARYRLGVNYQQLPCNRPVSEVYAPYQRDGAMRYMTNYGGDPNYVRSSLKEVNFKGQLGAKGHSTGGNEKHNEWVGRVAAYTSEVTDEDYVQARMFWEVLGKAGDQEDLITNVSCHLSKAIPSVQKGAVEIFAKVNVDLAKSIEDRLAELNKGK; encoded by the exons ATGACTGAGAAAACACCGACGTACACCCTGTCCGAAG GATGCCCTATCGCGGATGCTACGACCGCCCAGCGTCTGGGCAGTTGCCCCGTTAAGGGCCTGATGTTGATGCAGGACACCCAGCTCATCGAGACTCTGGCCCACTTCAGTAGGGAGCGCATTCCCGAGCGTACCGTGCATGCTTCTGCCGTTGGTGCATGGGGCGAATTTGAAGTAACTCACGACAATTCCGACATCACTTCGGCTGCTTTCCTCAATGGGATTGGCAAAAAGTCCAAGGTTCTTATGCGTATCTCCACTGTGGGACCGGAGGCTGGCACAGCCGAGACTGTTCGGGATGTGAGGGGCTGGTCGATGAAGATCTTCACTGAAGAGGGCAACCAAGACTTTGTCTTCAACAGCATT CCGGTGTTCTTCATCCGAGACCCAATCAAATTCCCCTCTGTTAACCGATCTCACAAGCGTCATCCCGCAAAGCATACCGCCGACTCTTCTATG TTCTGGGA CTttcacaacaacaaccccGAGGGAACTCATGCCATCATGATGTATTTTAGCAATCGAGGGCTGCCGTATTCACTAAGGCAAATCAACTCCTACAGTGGTCACACTTACAAGCTCACCAAATCG GACGGCTCTTTTGTTTATGTCAAACTCCACTTCAAATCCAATCAAGGTGTCAAGGGCATGACGCAGGCCGAAGGCGTACGCACTGCCGGCGAAGCACCCGATTTCCACACGACCGATATGTGGGATGCTATCGAGCGGGGCGACTACCCTACTTGGACGTTGTATGCTCAAGTCATGAAGCCCGAAGAGGCTGAAAACTACCGCTGGAATATCTTCGATATGACCAAGGTTTGGCCCCACAAAGACTTCCCCCTCAGACCACTTGGTAAATTGACCCTAAACCGTAAC CCCGAAAACTACTTCTCAGACATTGAGCAGGCTGCCTTTTCGCCATCGACAATGGTGCCGGGCGTTGCGCCCTCCGGAGATCCAA TGCTGCAAGCTAGGATGTTTGCCTACCCCGATGCCGCTCGATACCGCCTCGGTGTCAACTACCAGCAACTTCCGTGCAATCGGCCCGTCAGTGAGGTTTATGCGCCCTACCAGCGTGACGGTGCGATGCGCTACATGACCAATTACGGAGGTGATCCCAATTATGTGCGATCTTCTCTCAAGGAAGTCAACTTCAAGGGTCAATTGGGCGCAAAAGGCCATTCCACTGGGGGCAACGAGAAACACAATGAATGGGTCGGTCGAGTTGCGGCGTACACATCCGAGGTAACGGATGAGGATTACGTCCAAGCTCGCATGTTCTGGGAGGTTCTTGGCAAAGCTGGCGACCAAGAGGACTTGATCACCAATGTCTCGTGTCATCTAAGCAAGGCTATCCCGTCGGTGCAGAAAGGAGCTGTCG AAATCTTCGCCAAGGTGAATGTTGATTTGGCCAAGTCCATCGAAGACCGTTTGGCTGAGCTCAACAAAGGAAAGTAA
- a CDS encoding hypothetical protein (HMMPfam hit to GMC_oxred_C, GMC oxidoreductase, score: 78.9, E(): 1.3e-20; HMMPfam hit to GMC_oxred_N, GMC oxidoreductase, score: 178.6, E(): 1.2e-50), translated as MVHAATHPKDAPKNFDFIVLGGGAGGCTVAGRLAENPNVSVLLVEAGVNNPSEITDITTPAKAMGLRNSQYDWKYKTTMIDRPDYTRIEKPNTRGKVLGGSTALNYYTWVRGSAATFNDWEEFGGSTWNWENTKEYFNKSTTYHDDLGLFPDDIKSIGNKGGPVDISHSDLVPELKPWRDALERAWVSKGHELTVDVYNGVQKGLFKCVNSIYKGVRSTAAAFLEGKPNITLASSTISKKIIFEGKTAVGVTVIGPDDREYDFYANREVIVAQGVYESAKILMLSGIGIKSDLEALSIQCVVDSKHVGQNLQDHPILSHVFKIKDGFGLDNHLLRAGAEHDGAISSYRKNHNGPLSSGLLELVAFPRIDNRLENHKQYRDYKAQNGGKDPFGPDGQPHFEIDFVPMFADAFQWHFPTPPTGDYMTVIVDLMRPISQNGVVKLTSTDPFEQPYINLNFFSHDLDLIALREGVRFVDDILINGEGMKDIVEGDYPWPMPRNSDEGMIRQILERSQTGFHPCGTARISKDIDHGVVSPELSVHGVKNLRVADASVFPLIPDCRIQNVVYMVGEKAADFIKAAHPDLYKEAK; from the exons ATGGTTCACGCTGCTACTCATCCCAAAGATGCTCCCAAAAACTTTGATTTCATCGTTCTTGGAGGTGGTGCCGGTGGTTGTACCGTTGCCGGCCGTCTTGCCGAGAACCCAAACGTGTCTGTACTTCTTGTCGAGGCCGGTGTGAA CAACCCTTCCGAGATCACCGACATCACCACCCCGGCGAAGGCCATGGGTCTGCGAAACTCTCAGTACGACTGGAAGTACAAGACGACCATGATAGACCGACCAGACTATACTCGTATCGAGAAGCCTAACACCCGTGGAAAGGTGTTGGGCGGCAGTACTGCGCTCAACTATTATACCTGGGTTCGAGGTTCGGCCGCAACCTTCAACGACTGGGAGGAGTTTGGTGGTTCCACTTGGAACTGGGAAAACACCAAGGAATACTTCAACAAGTCGACCACTTACCACGACGACCTTGGTCTCTTCCCTGACGACATTAAAAGCATCGGCAACAAGGGTGGTCCCGTCGACATTTCTCACTCTGATTTGGTCCCCGAGCTGAAGCCTTGGCGTGATGCCCTCGAAAGAGCGTGGGTGAGCAAGGGTCATGAGTTGACCGTGGACGTCTACAATGGTGTCCAGAAGGGTCTCTTCAAGTGTGTCAACTCGATCTACAAGGGTGTCCGATCTACTGCGGCTGCGTTCCTTGAGGGCAAGCCCAACATCACCTTGGCCTCttcgaccatctccaagaAGATTATTTTTGAGGGCAAGACTGCCGTCGGTGTCACCGTTATTGGGCCCGACGACCGCGAGTACGATTTCTACGCCAACCGTGAGGTTATCGTTGCTCAGGGTGTTTACGAATCCGCCAAGATCCTCATGCTGTCCGGTATCGGTATCAAGTCCGACCTCGAGGCTCTCAGCATCCAATGCGTTGTTGACTCAAAGCATGTCGGCCAGAACCTTCAGGACCACCCTATCCTGTCCCATGTCTTCAAGATTAAGGACGGTTTTGGCCTCGATAATCACCTCCTTCGCGCGGGTGCGGAGCACGATGGTGCCATTTCGTCCTACAGGAAGAATCACAATGGACCCCTCAGTTCGGGTCTACTGGAGCTCGTCGCCTTCCCTCGTATTGACAATCGTCTGGAGAACCACAAGCAGTATCGCGATTATAAGGCGCAGAACGGTGGCAAGGACCCTTTCGGTCCCGACGGCCAGCCGCACTTTGAGATCGACTTTGTC CCGATGTTCGCCGATGCCTTCCAATGGCACTTCCCCACTCCGCCCACTGGTGATTACATGACCGTCATTGTTGACTTGATGCGTCCCATCTCGCAAAACGGTGTGGTAAAACTCACCTCGACCGACCCCTTCGAGCAGCCTTACATCAacctcaacttcttctcgcaCGACCTTGACCTCATCGCCCTTCGGGAAGGTGTCCGCTTTGTTGACGATATTCTCATAAACGGCGAGGGCATGAAGGACATTGTTGAGGGCGACTACCCCTGGCCGATGCCCCGAAATTCAGACGAGGGCATGATCCGACAGATCCTGGAAAGGTCGCAGACCGGTTTCCATCCCTGCGGAACTGCTCGTATCAGCAAGGACATCGACCACGGTGTCGTCAGCCCCGAGCTCTCGGTCCACGGCGTCAAGAACCTCCGTGTTGCTGACGCCTCAGTCTTCCCTCTTATCCCCGATTGCCGTATCCAGAACGTTGTGTACATGGTCGGtgagaaggctgctgaTTTCATCAAGGCCGCGCACCCGGACCTTTACAAAGAGGCAAAGTAA